GCTCCCCCAGCCCGGGTGACCGCCTCGGCCCGGGTGTCCTCTCGGAGGACCAGTACAAGGTCGCCGTCGCCGAGGGTGTGAAGCATGTCCGGGCGGGTGAACTGAGCAAGCTCGTGCTGGCCCGCGACGTCGTCGCCCACCTCGACACCCCCGTGGCCACGGCCCAGGTGCTGCGCGAGCTCGCGGTCCGGTACGAGGACTGCTGGACCTACGCCGTGGACGGCCTGATCGGGTCGACGCCGGAGATGCTCATCAAGGTCGAGGACAGCACCGCCCGGGCACGCGTGCTCGCGGGCACGCTGGACCGTGCCAGCGCTCCCGCGGACGACCCCGGCTACGCCACCCGCGTGCTCGCAGGCTCGGAGAAGCAGCTCCACGAGCACCAGATCGCCATCGACTCGCTCACCGAGACGCTCGGACCCTTCACGAGCTCCATGACCTCGCACAGCGAGCCCTTCGTCCTCCAGCTGCCCAACGTGTGGCATCTCGCCTCCGACGTGATGGCGCAGCTGACGGTGGACGAGGACGGCCTGGTGCCGACGTCGCTGGCCCTGGTGCAGGCGCTGCATCCCACCGCTGCCGTGTGCGGCACGCCGACGACGGTGGCCGGGGCGCTCATCCGCGAGCTCGAGCATCTCCAGCGCGGCCCGTACGCCGGCCCGGTGGGCTGGATCGACGCCGGCGGCAACGGTGAATGGGGTATCGCGCTGCGCGGCGCCGTCGTCGAGACGCCCACCCGGGTGAGGCTGTACGCGGGGTGCGGGATCGTCGAGGGTTCCCAGCCCGAAGCGGAACTCGCCGAGACCTGGAGCAAGTTCCGGCCCATGATCGAGGCCCTCGGCCTGTCGCGCTGAGGAGGGGCCCGGGACGGCGGGCAGCTCTGGTTACCAATAGGCAATGGGCGTAGCCCGTGATGCACATCCCACTTTCGTCGTTACAATCAGCAGGACCTTTTTCCCGTGCATCCCGTCCGCTTTAGTGAGGTACCCATGCTTTCCAAGAAATCCGCAATGCTGGCCGTCGTGGCCGCCGGCGCCCTCGCGCTGAGCGCCTGCGGCGGAGGCTCCGACGACGCCGGATCCGGTGGGGACAGCGGCCTGGACCTCGTGTCCGAGGGCGCCCTGACCGTCTGCTCGGACATCCCCTACCCGCCCTTCGAGTTCGAGGAGAACGGCGAGTACACCGGCTTCGACATGGACATCATGAAGGAGATCGCGTCCGGCATGGACCTCGAGCTCTCGGTGCAGGACGTCGAGTTCAACGGCCTGCAGAGTGGTGCCGTCCTCGCCGCCCGCCAGTGCGACATCGGCGCCAGCGCCGTCACCATCACGGAGGAGCGCGCGGCGAACCTCGCGTTCTCGGACCCCTACTACGACTCGCTGCAGTCCCTCCTCGTTCCCAAGGGCTCCGACGTCGCGTCGATCGACGACCTCGCGGGCAAGAAGGTGGGCGTCCAGCAGGGCACCACCGGTGAGACCTACGCATCGAAGAACGCACCGGACGCCGAACTGGTCCAGTTCCCCTCGGACGCGGAGATGTACGCCGCGATCCAGGCCGGCAACGTCGATGCGCTGCTGCAGGACCTGCCGGTGAATCTCGGCCACACCGAGGACGGCTCCTTCACGATCGCCGAGGAGTACCCGACGGACGAGAAGTACGGGTTCATCATGGCGAAGGAGGGCAGCGAGGCGCTGGTCACCGCTGTGAACGAGCAGCTCACCGCCCTGCGCGACAACGGCAAGTACCAGGAAATCTACGACTCCTACTTCGCGGAGTAGCCCGTCCGACCCGCGCGGCCCGTCGCTCCGACGTCCGGCCGCGCGGGTGCCACTTCCCGAAGGAAGGTAGTACCCCGCGTGAAACGCTCGACACGCAGACGCCTCATCCAGGGCGTCCTCTACGCGGTGTTCGTCGCCGTCGTCCTGTTCGTCATCCTCGCCGTCGACTGGGGCCGGATCCAGCCGTATTTCCTGAATCTCGACGTCGCCCTGTCGACCTTCCCCGAAGTCGTCACGATCGCCGCGAAGAACACCGTCGTATACACGGCCATCGCGTTCGTCGGCGGCATGCTGCTCGGCCTCCTGCTGGCGCTCATGAAGCTCTCCCCGGTGCTGCCGTACCGCTGGCTCGCCACCGTGTACATCGAACTGTTCCGCGGGCTCCCCGCGCTGCTGGTGATCTTCGGCTTCGCCTACGCCCTGCCGATCGCCATCGGGTGGCGTCCACCGGGCGGCAACGCCGGGGCCGGCCTGATCGGACTCATCGTCGTGTCCGCCGCGTACATCGCCGAGACCATCCGCGCGGGCATCGAGGCCGTGCCCAAGGGTCAGGTCGAGGCCGCACGCTCCCTCGGCATGAATCCGGCGTGGACCATGGTGACCGTCGTCCTGCCGCAGGCGTTCCGGATCATCACGCCTCCCCTGACCAACGAGCTCGTGATCCTCATCAAGGACACCTCGCTCCTGTTCATCGCGGGCATGGCGATCGGGGACCGCGAGTTAACCACGTTCGCGCGTGACGCCCTCACCAGCCAGGCCAACGCGACACCGCTCGTGGTGGCCGCACTGATGTACCTGGTGATCACGCTCCCGCTCACCCAGCTGGTGGCCAAGCTCGAACGACACAACAAGAGAGGCCGGTGATTCCGGTGGCCCAGGCAGCATCGGGTACCGCGGCAGCCCCCGCGATCGAGGTCCGGGCGCTCTGCAAGAACTTCGGCAGCAACGAGGTGCTGAAGGGCATCGACTTCCATGTGGACCAGGGCGAGGTGGTCTGCGTGATCGGCCCGTCGGGCTCCGGCAAGTCCACGCTGCTGCGCTGCGTCAACCGGCTCGAGGAGCCCACCAGCGGCACGGTCATGGTGGAGGGCGTCGACATCACGGACAGCGAGACGGACCTCGACGGCGTGCGCACGCGCATCGGCATGGTCTTCCAGCAGTTCAACCTCTTCCCCCACCTGACCGTGCTGAGGAACCTGACGCTCGCGCAGCAGCGGGCCAAGAAGCGCGGCAAGGCCGAGGCCACGGAGATCGCCCGCAGGAACCTCGCGAAGGTGGGGCTCGCGGAAAAGGCCGATGCCTTCCCGTCCCAGCTCTCCGGCGGCCAGCAGCAGCGCGTCGCCATCGCCCGCGCCCTGTCGATGGACCCCGACATGATGCTCTTCGACGAGCCCACGAGCGCCCTGGACCCGGAGCTCGTCGGCGACGTGCTCGAGGTCATGAAGCAGCTGGCCCGGGAAGGCATGACCATGATGGTCGTCACGCACGAGATGGGCTTCGCCCGCGAGGTCGGCGACCGCGTGGTGTTCATGGACGGCGGTGTGGTGGTGGAGCAGGGCAAGCCCGAGGACGTCCTCGGCAACCCCCAGCACGAGCGGACCAGGCTGTTCCTGTCGAAGGTCCTCTGACGACAGGAACGGGCCGCGGGCCTACGGTGCGGTGACGTCCGCGACCGCCCGGCGGATGCGTGCATGCAGGGTCCGGAGCGTGGTGCGTTCTGTCCGGACCTCGAGGATGGAGCGGCCCGTGATGGGCCGCTCCATCGCCGTATCCAGCTCCGCCAGGGTCCCCGCCCGCTCGTAGGGCACGCCGTGTGCGGCGGCGAGCGATGCGATGTCCACGGTGTGCGGGGTACCGAAGAGGCGTTCGACGGCGGCACCGTAGCGTGCCGTCGTCGTGTCCGCGCCGTGTTCGAGCAGCCCGAAGATGCCTCCGCCGCCATCGTTGAGGACCACGATCTGCAGGTCCGGCTGCGCCTCGCCGGCGCCGAGGAGCAGCCCGCCGGCGTCGTGCAGGAACGTGACGTCCCCCAGGAGCACGCGCGTGGGGATGCCGGCGGCGAGGGCGATCCCCGTGGCCGTCGAGACGGTGCCGTCGATCCCGGCGAGCCCCCGGTTGG
This genomic interval from Arthrobacter agilis contains the following:
- a CDS encoding transporter substrate-binding domain-containing protein; protein product: MLSKKSAMLAVVAAGALALSACGGGSDDAGSGGDSGLDLVSEGALTVCSDIPYPPFEFEENGEYTGFDMDIMKEIASGMDLELSVQDVEFNGLQSGAVLAARQCDIGASAVTITEERAANLAFSDPYYDSLQSLLVPKGSDVASIDDLAGKKVGVQQGTTGETYASKNAPDAELVQFPSDAEMYAAIQAGNVDALLQDLPVNLGHTEDGSFTIAEEYPTDEKYGFIMAKEGSEALVTAVNEQLTALRDNGKYQEIYDSYFAE
- a CDS encoding isochorismate synthase, yielding MSTPSLTALTPAPGHSRGLRSITVAHGSMDPRTGLLEYVVRNDAHTWIRRGGGLVAYGETARFTVTGPDRFTRAQEWWRRELAGAEVLDELSVPGSGLIAFGSFAFSKTSAHESRLIVPEVVVGCSEGMSWLTYITDDADAELTAEAAEAALAAYLVEPDAGRSPSPGDRLGPGVLSEDQYKVAVAEGVKHVRAGELSKLVLARDVVAHLDTPVATAQVLRELAVRYEDCWTYAVDGLIGSTPEMLIKVEDSTARARVLAGTLDRASAPADDPGYATRVLAGSEKQLHEHQIAIDSLTETLGPFTSSMTSHSEPFVLQLPNVWHLASDVMAQLTVDEDGLVPTSLALVQALHPTAAVCGTPTTVAGALIRELEHLQRGPYAGPVGWIDAGGNGEWGIALRGAVVETPTRVRLYAGCGIVEGSQPEAELAETWSKFRPMIEALGLSR
- a CDS encoding amino acid ABC transporter ATP-binding protein, with the protein product MAQAASGTAAAPAIEVRALCKNFGSNEVLKGIDFHVDQGEVVCVIGPSGSGKSTLLRCVNRLEEPTSGTVMVEGVDITDSETDLDGVRTRIGMVFQQFNLFPHLTVLRNLTLAQQRAKKRGKAEATEIARRNLAKVGLAEKADAFPSQLSGGQQQRVAIARALSMDPDMMLFDEPTSALDPELVGDVLEVMKQLAREGMTMMVVTHEMGFAREVGDRVVFMDGGVVVEQGKPEDVLGNPQHERTRLFLSKVL
- a CDS encoding amino acid ABC transporter permease — its product is MKRSTRRRLIQGVLYAVFVAVVLFVILAVDWGRIQPYFLNLDVALSTFPEVVTIAAKNTVVYTAIAFVGGMLLGLLLALMKLSPVLPYRWLATVYIELFRGLPALLVIFGFAYALPIAIGWRPPGGNAGAGLIGLIVVSAAYIAETIRAGIEAVPKGQVEAARSLGMNPAWTMVTVVLPQAFRIITPPLTNELVILIKDTSLLFIAGMAIGDRELTTFARDALTSQANATPLVVAALMYLVITLPLTQLVAKLERHNKRGR